The Rhodanobacter sp. LX-99 genome segment TGATCGAGGCGATCAACACCGTCGAGGCCGCCATGAAAACAGAATTCGGCGATGTGCGCTGGAGCTTCTTCGAGCCGGACGATGCGGATTGACCGGTAACGGTTGAACGCGCGAGCCCACGCTACAATCCCACCCCCAGTTCCGCCCGCCTCTCTCGCCCCCCATGCGCAACCCCCTGCAAGAACAACTGCTCAAGGCTGGCCTGGTCAACAAGGCTAAGGCCGCGCAGGTCGTGCGCGAGCAGGCGAAGAAGCACAAGGGCAAGGGGCCGGTGGCGCCGAGTGCCGAGCAGGTGGAGGCGCAGCGGTTGCAGGCGGAGAAGGCCGAGCGCGATCGCGCGCTGGCCGCCGAGCGCAATGCGCAGGCGCGGGCCCACGAGGCGCGCGCGCAGGTGCGGCAGATCGTCGAGACGCACAAGGTGAAGCGCGAGGGCGAGATCGCCTATCGCTTTACCGACGGCGACAAGATCAAGGACGTGCTGGTGAACGAGGCGCTGCGTGCGCAGTTGGCCAGCGGCACTCTGGTGATCGTGCGTCACGACCATGGCTACGAGCTGCTGCCGCGTGCGGCCGCGGACAAGGTGTATGAACGCGACGCAGCGATGATCGTGCTCGACCACGGCCGTGCCGAAACCGGCAGCGGCAATGACGCGGACGACGAGTACTACAAGCAGTTCCAGGTGCCGGACGACCTGGTCTGGTAGTGCTTGAAAGCGCCATCCGTAGTCACGAGGCCCTTCGACTCCGCTGCGCTACGCTCAGGGAGAACGGTTTTCTCTACGTTTGCGTGCTGGATCAGTCGCGCTTCAGTTCCAGCAGATCCCAGCCATTGCCGTACAGATCCTCGAACACCGCCACCGTGCCGTAGGCCTCGTGGCGCGGCTCCTCGCGGAAATGCACGCCGGCGGCGCGCATGCGTTGCCAGTCGCGCTGGAAGTCGTCGGTGTGGAGCAGCAGGAACACGCGGCCGCCGGTCTGGTTGCCGATGCGCGAGGCCTGCTCGTCGCCTTTCGCCCTGGCCAGCAGCAAACGGGTTTCGCGCGAACCAGGCGGCGCCAGCAGCACCCAGCGCTTGCCGCCGCCCATGTCGGTGTCTTCGACCAGCTCGAAACCGAGCGCGCGGGTGTACCAGGCGATCGCCTCGTCGTAGTCGGCGACCAGCAGCGCCAATGCGCCGAGATGCTGTTTCATTTTCTTGCCTTGACTGTCGGCAGCGGCCCCAGCTCCGTCTGCAATTTTTTCGTCAGCTTCGCGCGGATCAGCGTGTAGGCATCGAGGATGAAGGTCTCCAATTCCACGGTGGCGAAACGCTGCGGTTCGGTGATCGAGATCCAGTGCGCGCGGGCCAGGTACGGCGCCGGGATGATGCCGGGCTGGTCGGTGAGTTCGAGGAAACGGTCGTCGGCCACCTTGAATGACAACCGCCCGCCTTCACTGCCGTCCGACGGCATCACGGCGAACATCTTGCCGCCGACGCTGAACACCATGTCGACGCCCCACTTGGTATCGCGGG includes the following:
- a CDS encoding DUF2058 domain-containing protein; the encoded protein is MRNPLQEQLLKAGLVNKAKAAQVVREQAKKHKGKGPVAPSAEQVEAQRLQAEKAERDRALAAERNAQARAHEARAQVRQIVETHKVKREGEIAYRFTDGDKIKDVLVNEALRAQLASGTLVIVRHDHGYELLPRAAADKVYERDAAMIVLDHGRAETGSGNDADDEYYKQFQVPDDLVW
- a CDS encoding VOC family protein — protein: MKQHLGALALLVADYDEAIAWYTRALGFELVEDTDMGGGKRWVLLAPPGSRETRLLLARAKGDEQASRIGNQTGGRVFLLLHTDDFQRDWQRMRAAGVHFREEPRHEAYGTVAVFEDLYGNGWDLLELKRD
- a CDS encoding MmcQ/YjbR family DNA-binding protein, which gives rise to MTRKPANGLTAAQLEALCGHWPGVTRDTKWGVDMVFSVGGKMFAVMPSDGSEGGRLSFKVADDRFLELTDQPGIIPAPYLARAHWISITEPQRFATVELETFILDAYTLIRAKLTKKLQTELGPLPTVKARK